The following proteins come from a genomic window of Lolium rigidum isolate FL_2022 chromosome 5, APGP_CSIRO_Lrig_0.1, whole genome shotgun sequence:
- the LOC124654546 gene encoding uncharacterized protein LOC124654546 has product MAMAASASCCSPPPPPPRLSPSSTRSSSCLIHTTSTVTRRPPANARCRRSRPGALPDTAVLVAGVAAVGVAATVLLRGDQKQQQAAPTEQEAGKKAEEACGACGGTGLCPRCKGEGFVFKEVAEETASKARRAAKNMATRYTAGLPTKWTYCNRCSSTRSCTACDGTGTTAAATK; this is encoded by the coding sequence ATGGCCATGGCAGCATCAGCCTCCTGTTgctcgcctccacctccgcctcctcgcctTTCTCCCTCCTCCACACGCAGCAGCAGCTGTCTCATACACACAACCTCTACCGTCACTCGGCGTCCTCCTGCCAACGCGCGCTGTCGTCGCAGCCGCCCTGGTGCGCTGCCGGACACAGCGGTGCTTGTGGCCGGAGTAGCAGCGGTGGGGGTGGCCGCCACCGTCCTCCTGCGGGGCGACCAGAAGCAGCAGCAGGCAGCACCTACTGAGCAAGAGGCAGGAAAGAAGGCAGAAGAAGCGTGCGGCGCCTGCGGTGGTACGGGCCTGTGCCCCCGGTGCAAAGGGGAGGGGTTCGTGTTCAAGGAGGTGGCGGAGGAGACGGCGAGCAAGGCGAGGAGGGCGGCCAAGAACATGGCCACCAGGTACACCGCAGGGCTCCCCACCAAGTGGACCTACTGCAACCGCTGCTCCTCCACCCGCTCATGCACCGCCTGCGACGGCACCGGCACCACGGCCGCCGCAACGAAATAG